TTTCGTATCGTCGCCTGGACCGCAAGCTCGCCCTCCTCGTCACGCGCGAGGAGAGAGTAGTCCGCCTGCCAGGCAATGCCCTCGACCAGGTACGAGAGGTCGAGCCGTTCCACACCTGCTCGGCTCGCCTCGACGTCGACGAAAACCGTGGGCTCGACGACCAGGTCGGGAAGCGGCGGCAGGACGAGGCGCGCGGGAAGGCCCAGATGGATTTCCTCGCCGATCCGGTAGACGGGCTCCGGTGACGCTTGCAAGAGAACGGCCTCGAGGACCCTGTCTTCGCCCGTGGCGGGATTCCGATCGACGATCTCGAGCGATTTTCCGACGTACCGGGAGAGAAGCTTTTCCCGCTCCCCCAGATCGTAGGCGAAACGCTCTCGGCGGACGACGACGTTTCCGTCCGGGTCCCTGACGAGAAGACTCTCGGGGACGAGGCTCGAAGGAACTTCACGAAAGGCAAGAAGCTCGCGCCCCCTCGCCAGCCGGACTTCCCTTCGGTCGAGGACGAACGCGACGTTCTCGTGGTAGACCGTGAGTGCGAGCTCCCCGCGCTCGGAGGAAATCTGCGTGGCCCGCACTTCTCCGAAAGCGACTGCGAGAAAAAGGCCTGCAAAACCCAAGACCGGCCCGAGCATGCCGAGAGGGTAGCCGAAGCCGGCCCCCTCGTCGAACGCCTCTTGCGGGGTTGCGCGGCCGTCGTACCCGGTGTTCTAATTTCGGCCGAAGGGCGGAGAGGAACGATGAAGGAACTGCCGCGCTTGCCCTACGACGGTGCCGTGGATGCGGACGGCCACGTGCTCGAGCCACCCGACCTCTGGGACCGGTACCTCGAGCCCAGGTACCGAGACCGCGCCCTCCACATCCGCAAGGACGAACGCGGCCTCGAATACCTCGAGATCGACGGAAGGCCGTCGAAGCTCGTTCGCAACGGCATGCCCGCCGCCCTCGGGGCCATGGACCGGCTGGGCGGCATCGAGTACCCGCGGGAGGCGAAAACCGGACTCGGCTACGTCGACCTGGCACCGCTCGGCGCCATGGACCCGAAAGAACGGCTCCGGAGGCTCGACCTCGAGCACATCGAGCGCGCTTTTCTCTACCCCACGCTCGGCGTCCTCTGGGTGGCGGAGTGCGACGACGAAGAAATCACCCAGGCCTACCTTCGAGCCTACAACCGCTGGATCGTGGACTTCTGCTCGGATTCCGGCGGCCGGCTGGTTCCGATCGCACAGATCTCGCTCGGCGACCCCGAAGCCGCGGAGGCCGAGGTGCGGCGGGCTGCGAAGGACGGTGTCAAGGGAATCTGGTCTCCTCCCTTTTGCTGGACGCGGAAGCCGATCGGACACCCCGACCACCACCGCGTCTTCGCGGCGGCCGAGGAGCTGGGTCTCCCCTTCGCCATCCATCCGAGCTTCGAGCCCAAGTGGGCGGCCCCCGGCAGGTTCGGGGAAATGACGAGCTTTCGGTATTCGTTTTTCCTGAACGTGACGGCCCCGGACGCCGTCCGGCACGCCTTCACGTCCCTTTTCCAGTTCGGCGTCTTCGACCTCTTCCCCGAACTCCGGGTCGTGGTTCTCGAGTCCGGAGCGAGCTGGATCGCGTACTGGCTCGACCGCATGGACACGGTGTACGCCTCGCCGCAGGGGCGTACGGTGCCGCTTCGGGAAAAACCGAGCTTCTACTTCCGGCGGCAATGCTGGATCGCGGGCGATCCCGACGAGAGCGCCCTCCCCGCCATCGTGCCGCTCGTCGGCGAGGACCGGTTTTTCTGGGCCTCGGACTTCCCGCACCCCGACCACCCGCCGGAGTACGTACCGCACCTCACGAAACTCGTCGAAGCGCTGCCCGAAAGCGCCCGGGAACGACTCCTCGGGCGGAACGTGCTCGAGGCTTACCGCCTCGTCTGACCCGTCACCAGTCGCGCGCTTTTGCCACGTAAGACTCGGCGAGCTGGTCGAGAACCCGGGGCACGTCCTCGGCGTCCCGCGCGAGGAAAAGGAAAATCACCTGCTCGACACCGAGGTCCCGGTAGTGTTCCACGGTTTCGAGAGTGCAGGGCAACAGGTAGGGACAGACCGAGATCCGGATCTCGCTCCGCCTCCGGCCGTTGCGCGCGAGATACTCCTCGAGCTTCCGGAGCCTCTCCGCGAGTCCCTCGGGACCGAGCGAGAACGGATACCACCCTTGCCCCAGGTCGGCCACGCGCCGCAGGGCCGCGTCGCTTTCCCCGCCGAAAAAAATCGGGGGGTGCGGCTTCTGGACGGGTTTCGGGTACTGGCGGCACGGTGGAAGCGAGTAGAACTCCCCCTCGTAGCTCGAGACCGGATCGCACCAGAGCCGCTTCATGACCTCGAGATACGCGCGACACCGTGCACCCCGCCTTTCGAAGGGAACCCCGAGCGCGCGGAATTCCTCGGCGAGCCACCCCACGCCCACGCCGAAGTCGAACCGGCCGCCCGAAAGCCAGTCGAGCGTCGCCACTTCCTTCGCCGTGTAGACGGGGTTTCGCTGGGGCACGAGACAGATGCCGGTCCCGAGGCGAAGCCGCTGTGTGACGCCGGCCACGAACGAGAGGACCCCGAAGGGGTCGAGGATGCCGTTTTCCGGGCCGGCGGGGATCCTGCCGTCGGCGGAGTAGGGGTACCTGGAGGCGTACTCGTCGAAGAGCACGACGTGCTCGGCCATCCAGAGAGAGTGGAAGCCCCTTTCCTCCGCCCCTCGCGCGAGGGCAGCGAGATACTCCGGCGTGGCGAAAGGGTTGCTGGCGGGAGCGAAAAGGCCGAACTTCATGCTTCCTCCTCGTTGCCGTAGGTGAGATCCACCTCGCTCGCGGGGCGCGGGTCGCGGTCCCAGATCATCCCGTGGCCGTCCTGCGAGCCCAGAAGGCTCCGGGGACTCCGCTTGTCGATGTGGCCGATGAGCCCGTTGTAGACACCGTATCCCACGAGCTCCTGCAGCCTCGGCGAAAAGCGGGCCACGATTTCGCGAGGGATGCCGAGCTGCTGGTTCTCCTGCTGGCGGATGAAGCCCGCGCAGTAGTTCATGGCGATGCCGATCCGGCGTTCTCTGGTCCGGTTCGCGCCGCCGCCGTGCCAGAGACTTCCGTGCCAGACGAGGACGCTCCCCTTTTTCATGACGGCAGGGATGCTGTCGTACGGATGGCCGTAGATCGGCGAGTGGTCGAAAAGGTGCGAGCCCGGAACCACGCGCGTGGCCCCGTTTTCCTCGGTGAAGTCCGTGAGCGCCCACATCGTGTTGCACACGAGCGCCACGTGAGGCTTCGGGATGGGGATGAGCTGGTCGTCGGCATGGATCGGCTGCGCCGTCTCGCCCGGCAGGATGTCGATCGAGGAAAGGGACGAAACGAGACAACCCCGGTCGAGCACTCCCTCGACGATGGGGAGCACGTTCTCGTGCACCGGGATTCGCTCCCAGAGCTTCCCGTAAACGAGCAGGTTGTAAATGCGCAACGTCCGGACTCCCTCGAAGGAGTTGGCGGCGGGCTTCACGTCGAGCGCGCGCTCGAGCCGCAGGAGATCTTCGCGAAGTGCCTCCACGAGCTCGGGCTCGATGGCGTTCTCGACGATCGTGTACCCGTCGCGTGCGATCCGCTCGAGGTGAGCCTGGACTTCCGCTTCTGTGAGCATCGTTTTCCCTCCCCGGGCCGCGGCGATCATAGAACAGGCGCCAGGGCTCTTCCAAGAAGAGTCGGCGACGACGGTCGGGCGAGGGCTCCTTCGACCCGGGGGGAAGCTTACACAGGCCTGCGAGTCGTCGGATACGCAGAGACTTCTACGGCGCCAGGGAATCCTGCCGGCACCCCGCAGAGCCCCTGCGGGTCTTCCGCCAACGAGAATCTTTGCGCCTTTTGACCCGGGCGACCTGATTTTCTCATGCCATGGCCAGCGGCACGGGTCTCGGCGGCACCGGGAAGACGCGATCGATCTCGCGGATGTCTTCCTCGGTGAGATCGAAGTCCGAAGCCCCGGCATTCTCGCGGACGTGCTCGAGCTTTGCCGCCTTGGGGATCGCGAAAAGTCCCGGAAGGCGCGTGAGGAAACGGAGCACGACCTGCCGCGGCGTCTTGCCGTGACGGCGGGCGATCCCTTCCAGGACCCGAAACCCTACTCCTCGGGTCGGAAAGCCGCCGAAGGGCGTGTAGCCCACGACCGCGATCTCGTGACGGCGGCAGAACGGGAGGAGGTCGAGTTCGATTCCCCGGTGGGTGAGATTGTAGAGAACCTGGTTGCAGGCGATCCGCACGGGCGAACGCTCCACGGCTTCGCGAAGCTCCGTCACGTCGAAGTTGCTCACGCCCGCGAACCGGATCTTCCCCTGGCGGACGAGTTCGGCCATCGCACCCATCGTTTCTTCGATCGGATAGCGCCCGGGCCAGTGAAGGAGGTAGAGGTCGAGGTAGTCCGTCCGGAGCCGCCGGAGACTCGCCTCGGCGGCACGAATCGTCCCCTGGTAGGACGCGTGCTGGGGCAGGACCTTCGAGACCAGAAACACCTCCTTTCGCGGAAATCCCCGCATCGCCTCCGCGACGACTTCCTCCGCACCCCCCTGGCCGTAAAGCTCTGCCGTGTCGATGTGCACGAGCCCGAGCTCGAGGCCCAACCGGAGCGCCGCGACTTCTTCGTCTTTGCGACGGCGCGACTCCCCCATGTGCCAGGTCCCCTGGCCCACGAGAGGGACGGCGACGCCCGTCCAGCCGAAGGGAGCGGTTTTCACGGGGCTTCCCCCTGGCTCGCTCGGCTCCGCAAGCCCCCGGGACGGGAAGAAAATCGCGCTGCGAACGACTGGAGGAGGGACTCGAAGTCGGGTTCCCGGAAAAAGATTGCGACGATCGCCGACGTGTCGACGATCATACACCCTTCGGCCCGTAGCCAAGAATGTGGTTTTCTTCGGCGCGGCGGAATCGCTTTCCGAGGAGCCGTGGCGGAATTTCGGGCCAGATCTCGCGCTCGAGAAAGGCAACCAGTGCCGCTCTGCGGTCCCGGCGAACGACCCGCAGAGAAAGCCGCTGCCGCCGTTCCTCCGGCGCTTTTCGAATCGCCTGCGTCTTGCTCTCACCGGTAAGCGCAGCCACCTCGGCCGCCAATCGCTCGACGTCCCGGTTTTTGATGTTCAGCGCCATGACCGAGGCGTAGCTTCCTTGGTTGATTTTCTCAACCGCCCCGCGGGCCCTTCGGCGCTTTCCCTTTACCCCCGTTCGGGCTAAGAACCCCGGGCGGATAGGAGAGCAGCCGTGAACGAACTCGTCGAACTCCCGGGTTTTTCGCTTTACGCCGCGTGCTCCGCCGTCCTCGTCCTCAAGATGATGGCGGTGGGCACGTACACGAGCATCCTGCGGATCGGCCGCAAGCGCTTCGCCACGCCCGAGGACTACCAGATGCAGGGACTCGCCCCGACCACGACGCCCGACGAGGACATCGAGCGGGTGCGGCGTGCACACCGGAACGACCTCGAGAACATCCTGCCGTTTTTTCTCTCGGGCTTTCTCTACGTTCTCGCGGAACCGACGGTGCTCGGCACGCGCGTCTGCTTTCTCGGCTTCACCGCAGCACGGATCCTCCACAGCATCTTCTACATCCGGGCGATGCAGCCGCACCGGACGATCGCTTTCATGATCGGCTACGTCCTCCTTCTCTGGATGACGCTCGTCGTCCTCTTCCACTTCGGGTTCTGAGCTGCAGGGACTCGGTCCGGACGAGCTTCTGGAGGGGGCGACGGCGGAAGCGAAAGGAGGTCGCGATCCGCAAGCCCGATGCCATCACGAGTCCGTGCGATTGGGCGGCCACGGAGCGAGAGAACCGCGAGATGCCGCGACGGCGCCCGAGGGGTTTTGCGCACCCAGAGGGGCCGTGCGCACACAACGGAGCGAAAGGAAAAGCGGGAAAAGCCGTCTCGCACCGGGCCCGGCGCGGCGCCGAAGCTCTGCCGAGCCCCCGCGAGCGACGTTCAGGGAGTGGGAGTCGCCTCGGGCCCGGAAGAAGGCTCGACGACGACGGGCAAGTCCTCGTCGTCGAGACGGATGGGCACGTTGGCGAAGGTCTCCCGCCAGTAGGGCACCGGGGCCGAAGGGTTCCAGTGGGGGCCGACTTCGCCACGCGCCCTTCGGAGCGCTTCGAGGCAAGCGCGCCGAACGCCGTCGTCCGTCGCCTCGCCCGCAGCCTCGGCGAGAAACGCGGCGGATTCCTCCCCGCCGATCTCGCCGAGCGTGAACGCAATGCGCCGCTTGTGCGCTTCGTCGCTCTCGGGATATCGGGCGATCAGCTTCTCGCGGACTTTCTCGTCGGCAGGAGAAGAGCGGTCGAGCACCGTGAAGTCGAGCCGCAGCTCGGGCCACCCCTTGCCTCGTCCCTTCGCCTTGCGCCGGATGGTTCCCTCCTCGTTCCGCACGGGTCTCAGCGGCGCCACCTCGTACTCCTGCCTGGGCCAGTGCCGAAAATAGACGGGCACGACGCGGACCCCTTCGCCCTCCTTGCGGTAGGCCTTTCCGTAAACCCGCAAGAGATCACCCGGGAGCCACTCTTTTGCGGCATCGGGATACGTCGTTGCCGTCTCGAATCTGCCGCCGCCGAAGAGACTCACCGTGTGGATGGAGCTCGCGGAGGTCAGTCCGTACCGGAGGTTCTTGTCGTCGGCATAACGGTGATCGAGGACGATCCACGTGACCCCGCTTCGCAGGGGCTCGATTTCCACGATCACGCCGTACCAGCCGACCATCTCGCCGTCGAGAAAGGGCTCTTCCGGGGAGACCGGACCGAGAAGCGCTTGATAGAAGTAGGGCCGCTCGTCTTCGAGAGGTTCTTTTCTCGCCGAGTTCCCGTAGGGTCCCGGAGAACGGACGACCGAGCAGCCGAAGAACGAGCAGCCCAGGCAAAAGAGAAAAAGCAAGAACGCTCGCGCGCGCGGCACTACCCACCTCCGAAGCGGGCCGCAAGCTCGTGTCTGCGCACCTTGCCCTGCGGCTCGCGGGGCAACTCGTCGACGAAGACGACGCGGCTCGGACACTTGTACGAAGCGAGCTCCTGCCGCGCGTGGGCCACGATCTCTTCCTCCGTCGCGCTCTCGCCCGGTTTGAGTTCCACCACAGCAAGGACGGACTTCCCGAGTTCGGGATGGGGTACGCCCACCACGGCGACGTCCGCGACTTTCGGGTGCCGCAGAAGCACCGCTTCGACCTCCGCCGGATACACGTTGGCTCCCCCGCGGAGGATCAGGTCCGCCCTCCGGTCCACGATGTAGAGATAGCCGTCCTCGTCGAGATAGCCCAGGTCGCCCGCGGTGAAAAAGCCGTCGCGGAACGCAGCCCGGGTTTTCTCCGCCGCGCCGCGGTAGGCGAAATCGTTGCGGGGCCCCCGGACGTACACGAGCCCCACTTCCCCGGGGCCGCACTCCCGGCCGTTCTCGTCGAGCACCCGGATCTCGTGCCCGGGCCACGGCTTCCCGACGCTCCCGGGCTTGCGCAGCCACTCTTCGGCCGTGATTTTCGTGAACCCGCTTTCCGAAGCCGCGTAGAACTCGGTCACGACGCCGGGCGGAAACACCTCCATGATCCCGCGCTTCACGTGCTCGGGGCACGGAGCAGCCGAGTGGAGGACGAGCCGCAAAGACGAAAGGTCGTACCGGCGGCGGACTTTCTCGTCGAGGAGGAGAATCCGCTGGAAGTGGGTGGGCACCATGAACGTGTTGGTGACCCGGTAGCG
This Candidatus Binatia bacterium DNA region includes the following protein-coding sequences:
- a CDS encoding amidohydrolase, coding for MKELPRLPYDGAVDADGHVLEPPDLWDRYLEPRYRDRALHIRKDERGLEYLEIDGRPSKLVRNGMPAALGAMDRLGGIEYPREAKTGLGYVDLAPLGAMDPKERLRRLDLEHIERAFLYPTLGVLWVAECDDEEITQAYLRAYNRWIVDFCSDSGGRLVPIAQISLGDPEAAEAEVRRAAKDGVKGIWSPPFCWTRKPIGHPDHHRVFAAAEELGLPFAIHPSFEPKWAAPGRFGEMTSFRYSFFLNVTAPDAVRHAFTSLFQFGVFDLFPELRVVVLESGASWIAYWLDRMDTVYASPQGRTVPLREKPSFYFRRQCWIAGDPDESALPAIVPLVGEDRFFWASDFPHPDHPPEYVPHLTKLVEALPESARERLLGRNVLEAYRLV
- a CDS encoding LLM class F420-dependent oxidoreductase, which encodes MKFGLFAPASNPFATPEYLAALARGAEERGFHSLWMAEHVVLFDEYASRYPYSADGRIPAGPENGILDPFGVLSFVAGVTQRLRLGTGICLVPQRNPVYTAKEVATLDWLSGGRFDFGVGVGWLAEEFRALGVPFERRGARCRAYLEVMKRLWCDPVSSYEGEFYSLPPCRQYPKPVQKPHPPIFFGGESDAALRRVADLGQGWYPFSLGPEGLAERLRKLEEYLARNGRRRSEIRISVCPYLLPCTLETVEHYRDLGVEQVIFLFLARDAEDVPRVLDQLAESYVAKARDW
- a CDS encoding aldo/keto reductase — encoded protein: MKTAPFGWTGVAVPLVGQGTWHMGESRRRKDEEVAALRLGLELGLVHIDTAELYGQGGAEEVVAEAMRGFPRKEVFLVSKVLPQHASYQGTIRAAEASLRRLRTDYLDLYLLHWPGRYPIEETMGAMAELVRQGKIRFAGVSNFDVTELREAVERSPVRIACNQVLYNLTHRGIELDLLPFCRRHEIAVVGYTPFGGFPTRGVGFRVLEGIARRHGKTPRQVVLRFLTRLPGLFAIPKAAKLEHVRENAGASDFDLTEEDIREIDRVFPVPPRPVPLAMA
- the fadD gene encoding long-chain acyl-CoA synthetase, which codes for MNERERDVGIAAHARRRPEKPAIVFEGKTLTYGELDRRVNRLARALRRAGVGPGDTVALVLPNGFEWFEALGAAGKIGAQVVPVGYRAKGPEIAYMVADSGAKVILGASELREEIDRALEELGRGDEALWVVGERWRGRAYEDVLSEESGEEPEGSFVGGFNTLVYTSGTTGRPKGVERKIDPREAHLGLLGVARLWGMDEDDVHLVAGPLYHTGPASYGQLHLLVGGTVVLMRRFEAEEALRLVDRYRVTNTFMVPTHFQRILLLDEKVRRRYDLSSLRLVLHSAAPCPEHVKRGIMEVFPPGVVTEFYAASESGFTKITAEEWLRKPGSVGKPWPGHEIRVLDENGRECGPGEVGLVYVRGPRNDFAYRGAAEKTRAAFRDGFFTAGDLGYLDEDGYLYIVDRRADLILRGGANVYPAEVEAVLLRHPKVADVAVVGVPHPELGKSVLAVVELKPGESATEEEIVAHARQELASYKCPSRVVFVDELPREPQGKVRRHELAARFGGG